The genomic interval CTTTGCCCGCGAGATCGCGGACCACATCTACTTCACCGACCGTGGCGTCATCGTCGAGCACGGCCCGCCGGCGACATTCTTTTCCGAGGCCAAGGACCCGCGCACACGCGAGTTCCTCAGCCAGATCCTCTGACGGCGCGGGCCGGCCTCGCCCTCAGATCGTAAGGCGAGCGGTGAGCCCGCCGTCAACGACCAGCGTCTGGGCAGTGATGTTGCGGGCGCAATCACTCAAGAGGAACGCGGCCGCGTCGGCGATGTCGTCGGGCGCGATGAGGCGCCCGAGGGGGTGGCCGGCGGCGAGGCGCGCGAGTTCGGGCTCCACCTCGGCGCCGCGACCACGGATGGAATTGCGCAGAAGCTCGGTGTCGACGAAGCCGGGGGCGACCGCGTTGACGCGGATGCCGTCTCGGGCATGGTCGAGGGCGAGGGCGCGGGCGAGCCCGGTCATGGCGCTTTTCGCGGTGATATAGGCGGTGCGCTCGGGCACGGCCGTGACGGCCCAGATGGAGGAAATGAGGACGACGCCGGCGCCCGGCGAGCGGCGCAGGGCTTGCAGTGCCGCCTTCACCGCGGCGAAGGCTGCGCGCAGGTTGAGATCGAGGCAGTCGTCCCAGTCGGTGATGGAAAGGCGTTCGGCGCTGCCGACGGTCGGGCGTCCGGCGGCGCAGACGAGGGCGCGTAACGCACCGTCCGCCCCGCCATCGAGAACCGCGCGGGTGATGGCCGCTTCGAGTTCGGCCGGGTCACGAACATCGACGCGATGGGGCGAAATCGCGAGACCCTCATCGGCGGCCCAGCGACGGCAGCTCTCCACGCTCTCGGGCGTGGAACCGCAGACGGCGACGCGATAGCCGTCGCGTGCGAGTCGGGCGGCGATGGCGCGGCCGATGCCTCTCGTGCCGCCGGTCACGTAGGCGAGCGGTGGAGCGGGCGTGATGCTCATTGCGGCCGTGCCTCCTCCAACGAGGTGTCGTCCGTTTCGAGGTAGAGGTCGACGATCTGGCGGATGTGCGCGCGAATGGCAGCCTCGGCGAGCAAGGCATCGCGCTTGCGGATCGCCTGGAGAATGAAATTATGGCCCTCGAAGGCTTCTGTCGTGGAGTGCGGCTTGCCCCAGTAGCGGGCATTTATGACGAGCACCTTGTCGTGGAGGGCGTGGAGCTGGTCGCGGATCATCGGATTGCCGCAGAGGTCGGCGAGGGAGCGGTGAAAGAGGTTCGCATACTCGTTGAAGCTGGCGTAGTCGTGCTCGATGTCGAAGCCGGCATAGGCTTCGAGTTGCTCGGCGATTTCGTCGAGGTCGCTGTCGCTGGCGCGCTCGACACACAGCGTCACGGCCATGCGTTCGAGCGCCTCGCGTAGCTGGTAGAGGTGACGGACCTCGTCGGACGTGAAGGCCTTGACCGCGAGTTGGCGCCCCTGCTTCTCGATGAAACCTTCCTGATGCAGGCGCGTCAGGGCTTCGCGCAGCGGTGTGCGACTGGCGTTGAGTTCCTCGCTGAGAGCGATTTCGCTGAGG from Hyphomicrobiales bacterium carries:
- a CDS encoding SDR family oxidoreductase; translated protein: MSITPAPPLAYVTGGTRGIGRAIAARLARDGYRVAVCGSTPESVESCRRWAADEGLAISPHRVDVRDPAELEAAITRAVLDGGADGALRALVCAAGRPTVGSAERLSITDWDDCLDLNLRAAFAAVKAALQALRRSPGAGVVLISSIWAVTAVPERTAYITAKSAMTGLARALALDHARDGIRVNAVAPGFVDTELLRNSIRGRGAEVEPELARLAAGHPLGRLIAPDDIADAAAFLLSDCARNITAQTLVVDGGLTARLTI
- a CDS encoding FCD domain-containing protein, which translates into the protein MAKPFPRTTTYHVIAGATWRAASRRGRATRGSPMSQPTRRASTGKRKVAGRKPVRPARSATLVPGDRGVPLQSQRIYHELRRDIAAQRLVPGTILSEIALSEELNASRTPLREALTRLHQEGFIEKQGRQLAVKAFTSDEVRHLYQLREALERMAVTLCVERASDSDLDEIAEQLEAYAGFDIEHDYASFNEYANLFHRSLADLCGNPMIRDQLHALHDKVLVINARYWGKPHSTTEAFEGHNFILQAIRKRDALLAEAAIRAHIRQIVDLYLETDDTSLEEARPQ